The sequence TATTTTTCTTAACGGCATCCATAAAAACATCGGTTATACCTACGGAAATATTGAAATTAGTTAACTCGCTAAGATCATCCTTACAGGTGATAAATTCTAGAATATCAGGATGGTCGATTCGCAGGATACCCATATTGGCGCCGCGCCTTGTGCCGCCCTGCTTAACAGCTTCAGTGGCGGCATTAATCACTTTCATAAATGATATTGGACCTGAGGCGACTCCTGAAGTGGAGGCAACTACTGAATTAGTGGGTCTGAGCCTTGAAAATGAGAATCCTGTACCGCCGCCGGATTTATGAATTAGAGCCGCAGATTTTACCGCATCGAAAATCGATTCCATCGAATCCTCGATAGGTATCACAAAGCAAGCTGATAATTGCCCTAGCGGTCGGCCGGCATTCATAAGAGTGGGCGAGTTGGGCATAAATTCCAGTTCTGCCATTACATTATAAAAATCAACCGCAGTTTTTTCTGCTTCTTTAATCGATGCCCCAAAATCAAGATCGGGTTCAGCTATAGTGGCGGCAACCCGCATAAACATCTGTTCCGGTGTCTCGATAACGCGCCCCTTATTATCTTTTGCCAAATAACGGCGGCGGAGCACCGTTTGCGCATTTTCTGATAATTGCGGTTTTATTCCGGTAGCCTTAATATTCATAATTCCTCACTTTATATAATAACACTATATTAATCCAATTAGGTTTCAATTTCACCGGCTGCTGACATATTTTTTTCATCAATAGTAAAATCCCAGAATACTATCGGCGCTTCTTTTTTCATAATCTTAAGCATATCAATAGCGACTTTTCTAATCTCCCAGTGCGCTCTCGGGTTGGTTCTAACCCAGAAAAAGTGCCGCAGCTCCCTGAAATTGGAGCTTATCACTATTTCAGAAGTGGTGGCATTAGGGAGAATATATCTGGCATCCTCCGGCGGAATACCTGCATCGAGCATCTTTTCATATAAATTATAGCACTGCTCGACCTGTCTGTTATATTCATCGGTAAAATCATACCCCTCGCCAACAAAACAGGGCGGGGCTACAAACTCGAAATCCTTTGTCTTTTTTCGCTTGGGTTTGTCGGCATAACAAACATAACGCTGGCTTTCCTGAGATGGCGACATCAGACGGTGACGTACCAGTTCATGAGTAAAAACCCTCGAACCGCCTTTAATTCTAAAAGTGGCGCTGGCATGTTCAAGCACCGAGTGATGTCTTTTACGGATAACCTTTTTAAGCAATTCCTCGGTTGATTTTGGCGGATCGTACCTATGGAAAGATAGATAACAGGTTCGACAGGCTCTCTCGATTAAATTCTCGGCATTCGGCGTAATACTCTCAAGAATTACTTCGGCACTTTCTACATTCTTTGCTTGCATACCACCAACACCTCAATAACAACCATTAAAACATCGTTGTTTAAATACCGACACCGCAACTATCTTTAATCAGCTAAACATTAACCGACCCATCCCTACTGAAAGGGTTACTATATTATTTTCAATCTGAATTTCTGTCAAGCGTTTTTCCATAAAAAAATAAACATTTTTACAATCTGCAGATTGGCAATACGTTACAGGGAAAAAGTGTTTTTTAGGAATAAAGCCGCCGATTAATATAATTGTCAAATATTATAACATATTTATAGACTATATGTTACGACTGTCTTTCAATTTAGTGCTTAAAACAGTAAATAGAAATTTAGTAATTATATGTTATTGAATCATACCATCTTATCATATACGGATTGCGGTTAATATCTTATTAATAGTCCGCATTGTTTGGATATATATAATTGTATAAATTGAGTGATATTTACTAAAAGGTGATCGGTTGTCCATTTTAATGATTTGAAAATATCATTTTAAAACCGGATTTCACAGTTGGAATTTTATATAGCCGTTTATATGGGCGGCACACGTCCTCGTGTGCCCCTTACAGGGGCGGCGTACCTCTTATCTGTATATTTCTCTCTTGAGAAGGGACAGGGGTGTGTTCTTAACACTAAATGTTCAACGTAATTCCGCATAATTTTTAAATTATTTGTAGTTCTAGTGTAAAATCTTGGTTTATGTATTACTACACTTGTGAAAAATGGTGCTTGACTCATAGGCTAAAATTTATAATTTAACCTCAATATATTAAATTAAACTTAACGTGGAGGAATAATGGTTTTTGATAAAATCAGCGGTAAAAAGCTGAATCTGGGGGATAGAAGAGGCATCTATATTGATATCACAGATTATCCCGATCAACCAGATGTAGTTGGCAATGAGACATTACTGGCATTAAACAAATTTGATATCTGGTATCGCACATTATGTTCGATGCTTTTCAATTTCGCCTCAAGCGGACATCCGGGGGGAAGTATTTCCTCCGGCCATATGGTTGCCGCCGCTATTATCGAGACAATGGATTATGATATCGGCGATCCGGATCGTCCCGATGCCGATTTAATCAGCTATGCCGCCGGACATAAAGCTCTCGGTCTTTATTCGATGTGGGCATCGCGCAACGAGATGGTGAAAATCAGCAAACCGGAACTTTTACCCGAGCCGAAAAAACAACTTCGTCTCGAGGATATGCTTGGATTTCGCCGGAACCCGATACAGGATACTCCCCTGTTTAAAAAGTATAATGCCAAGCCTCTTGATGGTCATCCCACGCCGTTAACTCCATTTTTGAAGCTTGCTACGGGAGCCTCTGGTGTGGGTGTGCCTTCCTCGTTTGGACTGGCGCTGGGCGCGCTTGATAGATTCGGCAAAGATGCTCCGAAAGTGCATATCATAGAAGGCGAGGGCGGTATGACACCCGGGCGAGTTTCCGAAGCTTTAGCGGCCGCGGCAACTGCCCAGATGAACAATCTGATTATGCACATCGACTGGAACCAGGCTTCAATCGATTCAAACCGGGTTTGCCGTGACGGCAGTAATCGGGGCGACTATGTCCAATGGAATCCCAGCGAATTGTTTTATCTTCACGACTGGAACGTTATATGGGTGCCGGATGGTTTTGATTTCAGCATGGTTATCAAGGCGCAGCAAATCGCTAAAGAGGGTATAAACAACCAGCCAACTGCTATTGTGTATAAAACTGTTAAAGGCTGGAAATACGGCATTGAGGGCAGAAAATCTCATGGCGGCGGTCATAAGTTTTGTTCGGATGGATACTATAAATCAATAGAAGAATTTGAGCAAAGTTTTAATACTAAACTGCCGCGCCTGGAAAATCAAAAGACACCGGCAGAGCTTGAACAGCTTTACTATGATTCGCTTATAGTTTTACGCAAAGCCGCCGAGTCTGACAAAGATATGACCGGATATGTCGCCGGTAAAATATCCGCCAGCAAAGAACGCCTGAATAAATTAAACCGTAAATCGCGCGCTAACTGCCCCGATTTGAGTATACTTTATAGCGATAGCAATATCGATTCGCAGAAAATTCCCGCCGAATTGACGTTAGAACCCGGTACAAGCACCACCCTTCGCGGAGAATTGGGCAAGACGCTCGGCTATCTCAATAAAAAAACCAACGGCGCTTTCATGGGCGGAGCCGCTGATTTACTCGGTTCAACATCCGTTGACAAACTCAACGCTGATTTTCCCAAAGGCTTTTATAATTTCATCGATAACCCCGAAGCAAGAATGGTTGCAGTAGGCGGTATCTGCGAGGATGCCTTAGGCGCCTTGATGACCGGTCTGTCATCGTTTGGTTATAATATTGGCGTTACTGCTTCCTATGCCGCCTTTATTGCCGCGCTCGAACATATCGCCGCCCGCATTCATTGTATCAGCCAGCAGGCGCGTTATGCTTTCTGCGGTGATTTATTTAAAACATTTATCATGATCTGCGGTCATGCCGGTTTGAAAACGGGCGAGGATGGTCCTACTCATGCCGACCCGCAGGCGCTTCAGCTTCTGCAGGAAAATTTTCCGCTTGGCAAAACGATTACATTAGTGCCATGGGACCCGCAAGAATTATGGCCATTGGTGGTCGAGGGACTCAAAAAGCGTCCGGCGGTTTTAGCTCCGTTTGTTACCCGTCCCAATGAAACGATAATTGACCGCGCTAAGTTTAAACTTCCGCCGGCAACCGCCTCTATTGACGGCGTATGCCAATTCCGAAAAGCTGATCCGAATACAAAACCGTATCACGGTACGATTATATTGCAGGGCAGCGCTATAACTAACGATTTTATTACCTATGTACTGCCTCGCCTTGATGAGGGCGGCTACAATATGAACATCTATTATATATCCAGCGCCGAGCTGTTCTCGATGCTTCCCGAGGATAAACAGCAGGCTATATTGCCGGATGAGAGGAAACATGAGGCGATAGGCATAACCGGTTTCACCATGCCCACGCTTTACCGCTGGGTAACCTCCGATATGGGACGCAAGCATTCGCTGTTTGCCTTCTCCAAGGGGATATATCCCGGCAGCGGCAAGGCTGAGGTGGTGATGAAAGAGGTCAGCTTGGATGGTGCGGCACAATGGGAAGCGATTTTGCAATATATCAAAGATAGAGGATAAGCAAAGATTATCGCCGCCGGATAATCGACCGGCGGCGATTTTTTATATATCTGGTGATATGGCTGGCGTACGTCCTCGTGCGCCAGCTTTTTGCCAACTCAAAAGCCTCTGTTTTCTCAATAGTCAAGACCACAAGTCCGCCTTAGGCGGATTGACTTGAAAGACGGCATCTACAAACCTACTATTATTATTAATATATACAAGTATTGATATCCATTAGTAAATTGACTAATTTCAATATTGTAAATAGGTATTAAAATTCTTAACATTAAATACAATTTAAACTGCAAAATTCAGGAAACACAATAACATATCTTATTAAAGTAGTCTAAATAAAGACGATAAATAATATATAAGCAAGCAATATTAAAGTATCGATTGAAATTCGAG comes from Candidatus Zixiibacteriota bacterium and encodes:
- the thyX gene encoding FAD-dependent thymidylate synthase, which encodes MQAKNVESAEVILESITPNAENLIERACRTCYLSFHRYDPPKSTEELLKKVIRKRHHSVLEHASATFRIKGGSRVFTHELVRHRLMSPSQESQRYVCYADKPKRKKTKDFEFVAPPCFVGEGYDFTDEYNRQVEQCYNLYEKMLDAGIPPEDARYILPNATTSEIVISSNFRELRHFFWVRTNPRAHWEIRKVAIDMLKIMKKEAPIVFWDFTIDEKNMSAAGEIET